The following proteins come from a genomic window of Salvia hispanica cultivar TCC Black 2014 chromosome 4, UniMelb_Shisp_WGS_1.0, whole genome shotgun sequence:
- the LOC125223448 gene encoding autophagy-related protein 13a gives MDLHSYPHGEHGRFEQIFNQFLLKSLHIILDSRVPMNRPPSRGGEIRKSDRWFNLVLGDRPAAMDSLSFWNRSLMEPMVIDIILVQESSYSLSEHDSRSTLATEMPAETVIERWVVQYEHQRSMAPQIGDAFYKKTYKKSIILLRSVYSMLRLLPAYKAFRKQQSFKQNCGFEINYKICSFGSPLLRSEEESMKNYSFIPIDAQQGRLSVSVMYRKDLSDFNLDSCVSHPIEIISDYVGSPLTDPMRAFPCTSSEKGHSISFQTRGRQSAPPSPFQRPHSWSSGLQRELSSQQSQPYSASPPLYRSPYEYSSSPTEAYIQRNQNQRFTANQKAPCDEILSPPFSSSPSPSPPTKSVIPFHNRRHPETAPMSIPHPMIARSPRYLSPNLSDPNRNSLPPLSPRNTKYDSSSHESPSGIRSIRRLDSTRTGEMSNTPTNAGPKLSRDSKEDSGRFSSLLSSSSSPRVGLSRTSSRLSFQDDFGDCDCPFIVDDVDPPDNQTSSNLGARNCSEVSSLAPSTMKKSQDAAVGALVHMLKTAPPLRQESCYYNTQSSKTEFEGEVGAASEFFKPRKASDAFEELKVYRQMKDLLLSKSSAHLVSKEKTEF, from the exons atggatTTGCACAGCTATCCTCATGGTGAACATGGAAGGTTTGAGCAAATATTCAATCAGTTTCTTCTAAAGAGCTTGCACATTATTTTGGATTCAAGGGTTCCAATGAACCGGCCGCCTAGCCGGGGAGGCGAAATAAGAAAGAGCGACAGATGGTTTAATTTAGTGCTGGGGGATCGCCCTGCAGCTATGGATAGCTTAAGTTTTTGGAATAGAAGTTTGATGGAACCTATGGTGATTGATATTATACTCGTGCAAGAGTCAAGTTACTCTTTGTCAGAGCACGATTCTCGCTCCACTCTGGCCACGGAGATGCCTGCTGAGACAGTTATAGAGAGGTGGGTGGTTCAGTATGAGCATCAGAGGTCAATGGCTCCTCAAATCGGTGATGCCTTTTATAAGAAGACATACAAGAAATCAATAATCCTATTGCGCTCGGTTTATTCAATGCTGAGACTCCTTCCTGCATATAAGGCCTTCCGGAAACAACAGTCATTTAAACAGAATTGTGGCTTTGAGATCAATTACAAGATCTGCTCCTTCGGTTCTCCATTGTTGAGATCAGAGGAAGAATCAATGAAGAACTATTCTTTTATTCCTATTGACGCCCAACAAGGTCGCCTATCTGTATCTGTGATGTACCGTAAAGATCTATCTGACTTTAATCTAGATTCTTGTGTATCGCACCCTATTGAGATCATTTCGGATTACGTAGGTAGCCCTCTTACTGACCCTATGAGGGCATTTCCTTGTACCTCTTCTGAGAAGGGTCATTCTATATCCTTCCAGACAAGAGGGAGGCAATCAGCTCCTCCATCACCATTTCAACGGCCTCACAGCTGGTCCAGTGGTCTCCAAAGGGAGCTTTCATCACAACAGAGCCAACCATATAGTGCATCTCCACCATTATATCGCTCACCGTACGAGTATTCATCTTCTCCTACTGAGGCATACATCCAAAGAAATCAAAACCAAAGGTTCACTGCTAATCAGAAAGCACCCTGTGATGAAATACTCTCTCCTCCATTCTCATcatctccttctccatctccccCTACAAAGAGCGTAATTCCTTTTCATAATCGGCGTCATCCAGAAACTGCTCCAATGAGTATTCCTCATCCGATGATAGCTAGAAGTCCTAGATACCTTTCTCCCAATTTGTCCGACCCGAATAGGAATTCTCTTCCACCCCTATCCCCGAGAAACACCAAGTACGACTCGTCATCTCATGAATCACCATCTGGAATAAGGTCAATAAGGAGACTAGATTCAACCAGAACTGGAGAAATGAGCAACACTCCAACTAATGCTGGTCCTAAG TTGTCTCGAGACTCAAAAGAGGACTCTGGACGGTTTTCAAGTTTGCTGTCTTCAAGTAGTTCTCCACGTGTTGGGTTATCGAGGACCTCTAGTCGATTGTCTTTCCAGGATGACTTTGGTGATTGTGACTGTCCATTTATTGTTGATGACGTAGATCCTCCTGATAACCAAACAAG TTCAAATCTCGGTGCAAGAAACTGTTCAGAAGTTTCTTCACTAGCACCCTCAACAATGAAGAAATCGCAGGATGCTGCTGTTGGTGCCCTCGTTCACATGCTGAAGACAGCTCCGCCTCTCCGCCAAGAATCCTGCTACTACAACACTCAGTCATCTAAGACTGAGTTCGAGGGAGAAGTTGGAGCTGCTTCCGAGTTTTTCAAGCCTCGAAAAGCATCAGATGCCTTTGAAGAACTCAAGGTTTACAGACAAATGAAAGATTTGCTACTTTCCAAGAGCTCAGCTCATCTGGTCAGCAAGGAAAAAACCGAGTTCTAA
- the LOC125222777 gene encoding protein RESPONSE TO LOW SULFUR 3-like, with translation MAPTIAIPSPQKKGEAALRRRNEELERELRESREREERMRAELARAMERLRVAEEAEERLCSELGDLEAEAVGQAREYGARIVELLEQLSGAKEMLERTSSFSSVFSQ, from the coding sequence ATGGCGCCAACCATCGCGATTCCCTCGCCGCAGAAGAAAGGCGAGGCAGCGCTGAGGCGGCGGAACGAGGAGCTGGAGCGGGAGCTCAGGGAGAGCCGCGAGAGGGAGGAGAGAATGAGGGCGGAGCTGGCGCGGGCGATGGAGCGGCTGAGGGTGGCGGAGGAGGCGGAGGAGCGCCTCTGCTCGGAGCTCGGCGACCTCGAGGCGGAGGCGGTGGGCCAGGCCCGAGAATACGGGGCACGGATCGTGGAGCTGCTGGAGCAGCTTTCCGGAGCCAAGGAAATGCTTGAGAGGACGTCGTCGTTTTCGAGCGTCTTTTCTCAATGA
- the LOC125218007 gene encoding protein RESPONSE TO LOW SULFUR 3-like produces MDPREQETLRKRIEKMEKELKSSLEREEKMGRELQSIRERLRVAEEGEERLCYQLGEAEAEAVENAEEYRAKVEALMKQMSHAQKLLSK; encoded by the coding sequence ATGGATCCAAGAGAGCAAGAAACGCTGCGAAAGAGAATCGAAAAGATGGAGAAAGAGCTGAAGAGCAGCCTGGAAAGGGAGGAGAAGATGGGAAGAGAGCTGCAGAGCATACGGGAGCGGCTGCGGGTGGCGGAGGAGGGGGAGGAGCGGCTGTGCTATCAGCTGGGGGAGGCGGAGGCCGAGGCGGTGGAGAATGCGGAAGAATATAGAGCTAAGGTCGAGGCGTTGATGAAGCAAATGTCCCATGCACAAAAGCTTTTGAGCaagtaa